Proteins encoded within one genomic window of Mauremys mutica isolate MM-2020 ecotype Southern chromosome 11, ASM2049712v1, whole genome shotgun sequence:
- the ATPAF2 gene encoding ATP synthase mitochondrial F1 complex assembly factor 2 isoform X3 yields the protein MRSKGFRARTRRAEMVNLRAGELKSQERKRFYQNVSISQGEGGFEINLDHRKLKTPQAKLFTVPSEALAIAVATEWDSQQDTIKSYTMHLTTLCNTVLDNPSQRNKDQLIRAAVKFLETDTVCYRVEEPAGLVELQKNEWDPMIEWAEKRYNVEIGSSTSIMGPSIPARTKDTFTSHLASHNMWALQGIEYVITQLKSLILSMGLIDRHIPVEKAVQLSRLEEEYQIQQWGNVEWAHDYDLYELRARTAAGTLFAHLCSESSTVKHKLLQD from the exons ATGAGATCCAAAGGCTTCAGAGCCAGAACTAGACGTGCAGAGATGGTgaatctcagggctggagagCTGAAGTCCCAAG AAAGGAAGAGGTTTTACCAGAACGTTAGCATCTCCCAAGGCGAAG GTGGCTTTGAAATAAACCTTGACCACAGGAAGCTGAAAACGCCCCAGGCCAAACTCTTCACTGTCCCCAGCGAGGCCCTGGCTATTGCTGTTGCTACGGAATGGGATTCCCAGCAGGACACCATCAAGTCCTACACCATGCATCTG ACCACATTGTGCAACACAGTTTTGGACAACCCATCTCAGCGAAACAAAGATCAGCTAATCAGAGCAGCTGTGAAGTTCCTGGAGACAGATACTGTCTG CTACAGGGTGGAGGAACCAGCCGGCCTAGTAGAACTTCAGAAGAATGAATGGGATCCCATGATCGAGTGGGCTGAGAAAAG GTACAACGTGGAGATCGGCTCCTCTACTAGCATCATGGGACCCAGCATCCCAGCCAGGACCAAAGACACTTTCACCAGCCATTTGGCATCTCACAACATGTGGGCACTGCAAG GTATAGAATATGTGATCACACAGTTGAAATCTCTGATTCTGTCCATGGGACTGATTGACAGACACATTCCGGTAGAAAAAGCCGTGCAGCTGTCTCGCCTGGAGGAAGAATACCAG ATCCAGCAGTGGGGCAACGTGGAGTGGGCCCATGACTATGACCTGTACGAGCTGCGTGCCCGCACGGCCGCTGGGACCCTCTTTGCTCACCTTTGTTCAGAGAGCTCGACTGTAAAACACAAGCTGCTGCAGGACTGA
- the ATPAF2 gene encoding ATP synthase mitochondrial F1 complex assembly factor 2 isoform X1 produces the protein MWRSCQRLFYARPPQAPRLCLTPPVGGPSLSLPGTARTYTPPTERKRFYQNVSISQGEGGFEINLDHRKLKTPQAKLFTVPSEALAIAVATEWDSQQDTIKSYTMHLTTLCNTVLDNPSQRNKDQLIRAAVKFLETDTVCYRVEEPAGLVELQKNEWDPMIEWAEKRYNVEIGSSTSIMGPSIPARTKDTFTSHLASHNMWALQGIEYVITQLKSLILSMGLIDRHIPVEKAVQLSRLEEEYQIQQWGNVEWAHDYDLYELRARTAAGTLFAHLCSESSTVKHKLLQD, from the exons ATGTGGCGCAGTTGTCAGCGGCTGTTCTACGCCAGGCCGCCCCAGGCCCCACGGCTGTGCCTGACTCCTCCTGTTGGGGGCCCCAGCCTTTCACTGCCGGGCACGGCACGGACATACACCCCGCCGACAG AAAGGAAGAGGTTTTACCAGAACGTTAGCATCTCCCAAGGCGAAG GTGGCTTTGAAATAAACCTTGACCACAGGAAGCTGAAAACGCCCCAGGCCAAACTCTTCACTGTCCCCAGCGAGGCCCTGGCTATTGCTGTTGCTACGGAATGGGATTCCCAGCAGGACACCATCAAGTCCTACACCATGCATCTG ACCACATTGTGCAACACAGTTTTGGACAACCCATCTCAGCGAAACAAAGATCAGCTAATCAGAGCAGCTGTGAAGTTCCTGGAGACAGATACTGTCTG CTACAGGGTGGAGGAACCAGCCGGCCTAGTAGAACTTCAGAAGAATGAATGGGATCCCATGATCGAGTGGGCTGAGAAAAG GTACAACGTGGAGATCGGCTCCTCTACTAGCATCATGGGACCCAGCATCCCAGCCAGGACCAAAGACACTTTCACCAGCCATTTGGCATCTCACAACATGTGGGCACTGCAAG GTATAGAATATGTGATCACACAGTTGAAATCTCTGATTCTGTCCATGGGACTGATTGACAGACACATTCCGGTAGAAAAAGCCGTGCAGCTGTCTCGCCTGGAGGAAGAATACCAG ATCCAGCAGTGGGGCAACGTGGAGTGGGCCCATGACTATGACCTGTACGAGCTGCGTGCCCGCACGGCCGCTGGGACCCTCTTTGCTCACCTTTGTTCAGAGAGCTCGACTGTAAAACACAAGCTGCTGCAGGACTGA
- the ATPAF2 gene encoding ATP synthase mitochondrial F1 complex assembly factor 2 isoform X2, whose protein sequence is MWRSCQRLFYARPPQAPRLCLTPPVGGPSLSLPGTARTYTPPTGGFEINLDHRKLKTPQAKLFTVPSEALAIAVATEWDSQQDTIKSYTMHLTTLCNTVLDNPSQRNKDQLIRAAVKFLETDTVCYRVEEPAGLVELQKNEWDPMIEWAEKRYNVEIGSSTSIMGPSIPARTKDTFTSHLASHNMWALQGIEYVITQLKSLILSMGLIDRHIPVEKAVQLSRLEEEYQIQQWGNVEWAHDYDLYELRARTAAGTLFAHLCSESSTVKHKLLQD, encoded by the exons ATGTGGCGCAGTTGTCAGCGGCTGTTCTACGCCAGGCCGCCCCAGGCCCCACGGCTGTGCCTGACTCCTCCTGTTGGGGGCCCCAGCCTTTCACTGCCGGGCACGGCACGGACATACACCCCGCCGACAG GTGGCTTTGAAATAAACCTTGACCACAGGAAGCTGAAAACGCCCCAGGCCAAACTCTTCACTGTCCCCAGCGAGGCCCTGGCTATTGCTGTTGCTACGGAATGGGATTCCCAGCAGGACACCATCAAGTCCTACACCATGCATCTG ACCACATTGTGCAACACAGTTTTGGACAACCCATCTCAGCGAAACAAAGATCAGCTAATCAGAGCAGCTGTGAAGTTCCTGGAGACAGATACTGTCTG CTACAGGGTGGAGGAACCAGCCGGCCTAGTAGAACTTCAGAAGAATGAATGGGATCCCATGATCGAGTGGGCTGAGAAAAG GTACAACGTGGAGATCGGCTCCTCTACTAGCATCATGGGACCCAGCATCCCAGCCAGGACCAAAGACACTTTCACCAGCCATTTGGCATCTCACAACATGTGGGCACTGCAAG GTATAGAATATGTGATCACACAGTTGAAATCTCTGATTCTGTCCATGGGACTGATTGACAGACACATTCCGGTAGAAAAAGCCGTGCAGCTGTCTCGCCTGGAGGAAGAATACCAG ATCCAGCAGTGGGGCAACGTGGAGTGGGCCCATGACTATGACCTGTACGAGCTGCGTGCCCGCACGGCCGCTGGGACCCTCTTTGCTCACCTTTGTTCAGAGAGCTCGACTGTAAAACACAAGCTGCTGCAGGACTGA